A stretch of the Archangium violaceum genome encodes the following:
- a CDS encoding TonB-dependent receptor plug domain-containing protein, which yields MRWSHLAGRWLCLALSTSGSAFAQQAVEPPVQDTPPVSDSSGGEPLLVPTVEVEEAPVAAEPPDSASRRDPSGALTVIRVDEFGGAARDTAAMLSTAPGVTLQDLGGYGQSKSVVVRGASSNGTLVLLDGIPLNGAGGIADLSRVPAALAERFEVLRGGAGARYGSGGLGGAINIITRRPGANARVAGELSYGSWDSGLGWLSASGPLAGGEALLLLHGGTSSGRFPYLFDPSPTLPGDALLERHRTNNDARGAGGLLRLRRELGGGVSADLLGELSFDERGLAGTAQNPSEDARQSGGRGSANLRLSGTLPGGVQTNARAYFRRDRVALSGGPWSGEDPQVQRLGGVEVEGQVLLGGWHSVSALLGVGGESVTAAETTEASEGEPTWLRASVMAMDEVLLWDGLLTVAPSLRVERAGPYTLLSPKVGATVLLPSGFELRANAGRSHRAPSFLELYVRQGTLLPNPDLRPERALYADAAVVHRSEVSFASVGGFASLYEDLISYEAYPPGAARPYNFANARVMGLEAEGEWRPHRFLSGAFSYTLTVSSDLQRDGRFYLRELPYRPRHKLSARVLGGPRWLTGRVELVAQSAHFLTRDGAMSLPGRAFVHAGVSSTFGSRTELTVSCEVKNVLDARAEDFVGYPLPGRAVYVSVAGAFEREAR from the coding sequence ATGCGGTGGTCGCACCTCGCCGGGCGGTGGTTGTGCCTGGCGCTCAGCACGAGCGGTTCCGCGTTTGCCCAGCAGGCGGTGGAGCCTCCTGTCCAGGACACGCCTCCCGTCTCGGACTCCTCCGGTGGCGAGCCCCTGCTCGTTCCCACCGTGGAGGTGGAGGAGGCGCCCGTCGCCGCCGAGCCCCCGGACTCGGCCTCGAGGCGTGACCCGAGCGGCGCCCTCACCGTCATCCGCGTGGACGAGTTCGGCGGCGCGGCCCGAGACACCGCGGCGATGCTGTCCACCGCGCCCGGCGTCACGCTGCAGGACCTGGGGGGTTACGGGCAGAGCAAGAGCGTCGTGGTGCGGGGCGCGTCCTCGAACGGGACGTTGGTGCTGCTCGACGGCATTCCCCTCAATGGCGCGGGAGGCATCGCGGACCTGTCGCGCGTGCCCGCGGCCCTGGCCGAGCGCTTCGAGGTGCTGCGTGGCGGCGCGGGAGCGCGCTATGGCTCGGGCGGGTTGGGGGGCGCCATCAACATCATCACCCGCCGTCCCGGCGCGAACGCGCGCGTGGCGGGAGAGCTGTCCTACGGCAGTTGGGACTCGGGGCTCGGGTGGCTGTCGGCCTCGGGGCCGCTCGCGGGAGGCGAGGCGCTGCTGCTCCTCCATGGGGGCACCTCCAGCGGACGCTTCCCGTACCTCTTCGATCCGAGCCCCACGCTGCCCGGGGACGCGCTCCTCGAGCGCCATCGCACCAACAACGACGCGCGGGGGGCGGGGGGACTGCTGAGGCTGCGGCGCGAGCTGGGGGGAGGCGTCTCCGCGGATCTGCTGGGTGAGCTCTCCTTCGACGAGCGGGGCCTCGCCGGCACCGCGCAGAACCCGAGCGAGGATGCGCGCCAGTCCGGAGGGCGGGGCTCGGCGAACCTGCGCCTGTCGGGCACGCTGCCGGGGGGAGTCCAGACGAACGCGCGCGCGTACTTCCGCCGGGACCGGGTGGCGCTGTCCGGTGGGCCCTGGAGCGGGGAGGACCCGCAGGTGCAGCGGTTGGGCGGGGTGGAGGTGGAGGGACAGGTGCTGCTGGGCGGGTGGCATTCTGTCTCCGCGCTGCTGGGCGTGGGCGGTGAGTCGGTGACCGCCGCTGAGACGACCGAGGCCTCGGAGGGCGAGCCGACGTGGCTGCGCGCCAGTGTGATGGCGATGGACGAGGTTCTGCTGTGGGACGGGCTGCTCACCGTCGCGCCCTCGCTGCGCGTGGAGCGGGCGGGCCCGTACACGCTGCTGTCCCCGAAGGTGGGCGCCACCGTGTTGCTGCCCTCGGGCTTCGAGCTGCGCGCCAACGCGGGCCGCTCCCATCGCGCGCCCTCGTTCCTGGAGCTGTACGTGCGTCAGGGCACGCTGCTGCCCAACCCGGACCTGCGCCCCGAGCGAGCGCTGTACGCGGACGCGGCGGTGGTGCATCGCTCGGAGGTGTCCTTCGCCTCGGTGGGGGGCTTCGCCAGTCTCTACGAGGACCTCATCTCCTACGAGGCCTACCCGCCCGGCGCGGCCAGGCCGTACAACTTCGCCAACGCGCGCGTAATGGGGCTGGAGGCCGAGGGCGAGTGGCGGCCCCACCGGTTCCTCTCCGGCGCCTTCAGCTACACGCTCACCGTGTCGAGCGATCTGCAGCGGGACGGGCGCTTCTACCTGCGCGAGCTGCCCTACCGGCCGCGCCACAAGCTGTCCGCGCGGGTCCTGGGTGGACCCCGGTGGCTCACGGGGCGCGTGGAGCTGGTGGCCCAGTCGGCGCACTTCCTCACCCGGGATGGCGCGATGTCGCTGCCCGGGCGTGCCTTCGTCCACGCGGGCGTGTCCAGCACCTTCGGCTCGCGCACGGAGCTCACGGTCTCCTGCGAGGTGAAGAATGTCCTCGATGCGCGCGCCGAGGACTTCGTCGGTTACCCGCTCCCCGGCCGCGCCGTGTACGTGTCGGTGGCGGGTGCTTTCGAGAGGGAGGCACGATGA
- a CDS encoding FHA domain-containing protein, giving the protein MHLKFSVLASQFLDDPQSVRRSVCWPVLVWEAPPVGVRPLFTRSTLTGLSLNRPTVAEPLVLEVRKRPQGVVPQASSITLGRTPDNDIVVEDPTVSRVHATFREETRTGVWYVADGGSHNGTWHDGTLLIPGRPAPLFDRASLRFGDMLATFLHFSAFNQFILDWLARHSRGARSYVSEGGLTRGG; this is encoded by the coding sequence GTGCACCTGAAGTTCTCCGTGCTCGCCTCACAATTCCTCGACGATCCCCAGTCCGTGCGACGCTCGGTGTGCTGGCCGGTGCTGGTGTGGGAGGCGCCTCCCGTGGGAGTGCGTCCCCTGTTCACCCGCAGCACGCTGACGGGGCTCTCGCTGAACCGGCCCACCGTCGCCGAGCCGCTGGTGCTCGAGGTGCGCAAGCGTCCTCAGGGCGTCGTCCCCCAGGCCTCGAGCATCACGCTGGGACGTACGCCGGACAACGACATCGTCGTGGAGGACCCCACGGTGTCCCGGGTGCACGCCACCTTCCGTGAGGAGACGCGGACCGGGGTCTGGTACGTGGCCGATGGCGGCAGCCACAACGGGACCTGGCACGACGGCACCCTGCTCATCCCCGGCCGGCCCGCGCCGCTCTTCGATCGCGCCTCGCTGCGCTTCGGGGACATGCTGGCCACCTTCCTCCACTTCTCCGCCTTCAATCAGTTCATCCTCGACTGGCTGGCCCGCCACTCCCGAGGCGCCCGGTCGTACGTCAGCGAGGGTGGCTTGACGCGCGGGGGTTGA
- a CDS encoding ComEA family DNA-binding protein has product MSGRVMGMWVAAVLGLVLLGPGSAGAANTKTRTRYTGVVNLNEATVAQLDLLPGVGEKAAQRIVTWREKRPFKRIEELVRVKGFGRKQFLKLKPYLTLQGPTTLKAEKALVQMGEVRVTVPAAAKP; this is encoded by the coding sequence GTGAGCGGGCGCGTGATGGGGATGTGGGTGGCCGCGGTGCTGGGACTGGTGCTGCTGGGGCCCGGAAGCGCGGGCGCGGCGAACACGAAGACCCGGACGCGGTACACGGGCGTGGTGAACCTGAACGAGGCAACGGTGGCCCAGTTGGATCTGCTTCCGGGTGTGGGCGAGAAGGCCGCGCAGCGCATCGTCACCTGGAGGGAGAAGCGGCCCTTCAAGCGCATCGAGGAGTTGGTGCGGGTGAAGGGCTTCGGCAGGAAGCAGTTCTTGAAGCTCAAGCCGTACCTGACGCTGCAGGGCCCGACGACGCTGAAGGCGGAGAAGGCGCTGGTTCAGATGGGCGAGGTTCGCGTCACCGTCCCCGCGGCGGCGAAGCCCTGA